In a genomic window of Glycine max cultivar Williams 82 chromosome 13, Glycine_max_v4.0, whole genome shotgun sequence:
- the LOC100796944 gene encoding FCS-like zinc-finger domain-containing protein, whose protein sequence is MLLGKRPRPPMKRTTSMSEMTLDLNTAADAAAAADQQRSGVGPSAAADQTTRMLASPKILRRHSSYFGDARHFLRACSLCKRPLVPGRDIYMYRGDSAFCSLECRQQQINQDERKEKFVMASKKKVVAPPPSGSQVVATATKG, encoded by the exons ATGCTGCTCGGAAAGAGACCTCGTCCTCCAATGAAGAGAACAACAAGCATGTCCGAAATGACCTTGGATCTGAACACAGCCGCCGatgccgccgccgccgccgacCAACAGAGATCAGGTGTTGGTCCCTCGGCAGCAGCAGATCAGACTACGAGGATGTTGGCATCACCCAAAATCCTCAGAAGACATTCTTCGTATTTCGGCGACGCGCGTCACTTCCTTCGTGCGTGTTCCCTCTGCAAACGCCCTCTCGTGCCCGGTCGCGACATCTACATGTACAG ggGTGATAGTGCTTTCTGCAGCCTGGAGTGTCGCCAACAGCAGATAAACCAGGACGAGAGAAAGGAGAAGTTTGTCATGGCGTCGAAGAAAAAAGTTGTGGCTCCTCCGCCGTCTGGGTCTCAAGTCGTGGCTACCGCCACCAAGGGTTAA